Proteins encoded in a region of the Vitis riparia cultivar Riparia Gloire de Montpellier isolate 1030 chromosome 7, EGFV_Vit.rip_1.0, whole genome shotgun sequence genome:
- the LOC117918934 gene encoding shaggy-related protein kinase alpha-like isoform X1 encodes MASVSIAPASGLREPNGNTVGVDRLPDEMNDMKIRDDKEMEATVVDGNGTETGHIIVTTIGGKNGQPKQTISYMAERVVGHGSFGVVFQAKCLETGETVAIKKVLQDKRYKNRELQTMRLLDHPNVVSLKHCFFSTTEKEELYLNLVLEYVPETVHRVIKHYNKMNQRMPMIYVKLYTYQICRALAYIHGGIGVCHRDIKPQNLLVNPHTHQLKLCDFGSAKVLVKGELNISYICSRYYRAPELIFGATEYTTAIDIWSAGCVLAELLLGQPLFPGESGVDQLVEIIKVLGTPTREEIKCMNPNYTEFKFPQIKAHPWHKIFHKRMPPEAVDLVSRLLQYSPNLRSTALEALIHPFFDELREPNTRLPNGRFLPPLFNFKPHELKGVPVDMLVKLIPEHARKQCAFLGL; translated from the exons ATGGCTTCAGTAAGCATAGCGCCTGCTTCTGGGTTGAGAGAACCCAATGGGAATACTGTTGGTGTTGATAGGTTGCCTGATGAGATGAATGACATGAAAATTAGGGATGACAAG GAAATGGAAGCTACTGTGGTGGATGGTAATGGGACAGAGACTGGTCATATAATTGTAACAACTATTGGAGGGAAAAATGGCCAGCCAAAGCAG ACCATCAGCTATATGGCAGAGCGTGTTGTTGGGCATGGATCTTTTGGAGTAGTGTTCCAG GCAAAGTGCTTAGAGACTGGTGAAACAGTTGCAATTAAAAAAGTTCTTCAAGACAAGAGATACAAGAACAGAGAGTTACAGACTATGCGTCTTCTGGACCACCCTAACGTTGTGTCGCTGAAGCACTGTTTCTTTTCAACAACTGAAAAGGAAGAGCTCTATCTTAATTTAGTGCTTGAGTATGTCCCTGAGACTGTTCATCGGGTGATCAAACACTACAATAAGATGAACCAGAGGATGCCAATGATATATGTGAAACTTTACACTTACCAg ATTTGTAGAGCGCTGGCTTACATTCATGGTGGTATTGGAGTATGCCACAGGGATATAAAACCTCAAAATTTATTG GTTAACCCACATACCCACCAGCTGAAGCTATGTGATTTTGGAAGTGCAAAAGTTTTG gTAAAAGGGGAATTGAACATATCTTACATCTGTTCTAGGTACTATCGAGCACCTGAACTTATATTTGGTGCAACCGAATACACCACAGCCATTGATATCTGGTCAGCCGGCTGTGTTTTGGCTGAACTACTGCTTGGACAA CCTCTCTTTCCCGGGGAGAGTGGAGTGGATCAGCTTGTGGAAATCATTAAG GTTTTGGGCACCCCAACAAGGGAGGAAATTAAGTGCATGAATCCCAATTACACAGAATTTAAATTCCCACAAATTAAAGCCCACCCATGGCACAAG ATATTCCATAAGCGGATGCCCCCTGAGGCCGTCGATCTTGTCTCAAGACTGCTGCAGTACTCTCCGAACCTTCGTAGCACAGCT CTGGAGGCTTTGATCCATCCCTTTTTTGATGAGCTACGTGAGCCAAACACCCGTCTGCCAAATGGACGTTTCCTTCCCCCATTGTTCAACTTCAAGCCTCATg AACTAAAGGGCGTGCCTGTGGATATGTTGGTGAAGTTGATCCCAGAACATGCGAGAAAGCAATGTGCCTTCCTTGGGTTGTGA
- the LOC117918914 gene encoding polygalacturonase At1g48100, with product MEYSRVLSLVFCICVCCCFFSTAQARSHKHSKHKHAHASPVSQISLPPCPPPEPANQTNGGHSYNSTNVFDVRSFGAVGNGIADDTQAFKAAWDTACQVEESAIVFVPYGYSFMIQSTIFTGPCQSRLVFQVDGTLTPPDGPDSWPQNNSKRQWLVFYRINEMSLQGGGLIDGRGENWWNLPCKPHKGINGTTLPGPCDSPIAIRFFMSSNLTVQGLRIKNSPQFNFRFDNCRDVHIESIYITAPALSPNTDGIHIENTNNVKIYNSVVSNGDDCVSIGSGCYDVDIKNITCGPSHGISIGSLGNHNSRACVSNITVRDSVLKYSDNGVRIKTWQGGSGAVSGVTFSNLHMNNVRNPIIIDQFYCLAKQCMNQTSAVLVSNIIYSNIKGTYDIRSPAMHFACSDSVPCTNLTLSDVELLPAQGELMLDPFCWNAYGDLETLTIPPVSCLMEGTPRSVLENYLDHC from the exons ATGGAGTATTCCCGGGTTTTGTCTCTTGTTTTCTGCATTTGTGTCTGCTGCTGCTTCTTTTCCACTGCCCAAGCTAGATCCCATAAGCATAGTAAACATAAGCATGCTCATGCAAGCCCAGTATCCCAAATTTCCTTGCCCCCTTGCCCTCCGCCTGAGCCTGCTAACCAAACTAATGGTGGCCATTCCTATAATTCTACTAATGTTTTCGATGTACGTTCTTTTGGTGCTGTTGGAAATGGCATAGCAGACGACACACAGGCATTCAAGGCAGCTTGGGACACAGCTTGCCAAGTTGAGGAGTCAGCTATTGTCTTTGTTCCCTATGGTTACTCCTTTATGATTCAATCTACAATTTTCACAGGTCCTTGTCAAAGCCGCTTGGTTTTTCAG GTTGATGGTACACTTACGCCACCAGATGGACCCGACTCCTGGCCACAGAATAACAGCAAGCGCCAGTGGCTGGTCTTTTACAGAATCAATGAAATGTCACTGCAAGGAGGTGGTCTTATAGACGGGAGAGGAGAGAATTGGTGGAACCTTCCCTGCAAACCCCATAAG GGAATAAATGGAACGACACTGCCAGGACCATGTGACAGTCCAATT GCCATAAGGTTCTTCATGAGCTCCAACTTGACTGTCCAAGGGCTTAGAATCAAGAACAGCCCTCAGTTTAACTTCAGGTTTGATAACTGCAGGGATGTTCATATCGAATCCATTTACATAACAGCTCCAGCTCTAAGCCCCAATACCGATGGGATTCACATAGAGAACACCAACAATgtcaaaatatataattcaGTAGTCTCCAATG GTGACGACTGCGTTTCTATTGGATCAGGTTGCTATGATGTAGACATAAAGAACATCACATGTGGACCGAGTCATGGAATTAG CATTGGAAGTCTAGGCAATCACAACTCTCGAGCCTGCGTTTCCAATATCACTGTTAGAGACTCCGTTCTGAAATATTCAGACAATGGGGTTAGGATCAAGACATGGCAAGGCGGATCAGGAGCTGTATCGGGAGTGACATTCAGTAATCTTCACATGAACAACGTTAGGAACCCAATCATCATCGATCAGTTCTACTGCCTCGCCAAACAGTGTATGAACCAGACCTCGGCAGTGCTTGTATCCAACATAATCTACAGCAACATCAAAGGAACCTACGACATTCGCAGTCCAGCAATGCATTTTGCTTGCAGTGACTCAGTCCCATGCACCAACTTGACACTCTCGGATGTGGAACTACTTCCTGCTCAAGGAGAATTGATGTTGGATCCATTTTGTTGGAATGCATATGGGGACTTGGAAACACTGACTATCCCTCCAGTCTCCTGCTTGATGGAGGGCACTCCTCGATCCGTCCTCGAAAACTATTTAGACCATTGCTGA
- the LOC117918934 gene encoding shaggy-related protein kinase alpha-like isoform X2, which produces MHFSPNHRSLPLQRILTHSEMEATVVDGNGTETGHIIVTTIGGKNGQPKQTISYMAERVVGHGSFGVVFQAKCLETGETVAIKKVLQDKRYKNRELQTMRLLDHPNVVSLKHCFFSTTEKEELYLNLVLEYVPETVHRVIKHYNKMNQRMPMIYVKLYTYQICRALAYIHGGIGVCHRDIKPQNLLVNPHTHQLKLCDFGSAKVLVKGELNISYICSRYYRAPELIFGATEYTTAIDIWSAGCVLAELLLGQPLFPGESGVDQLVEIIKVLGTPTREEIKCMNPNYTEFKFPQIKAHPWHKIFHKRMPPEAVDLVSRLLQYSPNLRSTALEALIHPFFDELREPNTRLPNGRFLPPLFNFKPHELKGVPVDMLVKLIPEHARKQCAFLGL; this is translated from the exons ATGCATTTTTCTCCGAACCACCGATCTCTTCCGCTTCAGAGAATCCTGACCCATTcg GAAATGGAAGCTACTGTGGTGGATGGTAATGGGACAGAGACTGGTCATATAATTGTAACAACTATTGGAGGGAAAAATGGCCAGCCAAAGCAG ACCATCAGCTATATGGCAGAGCGTGTTGTTGGGCATGGATCTTTTGGAGTAGTGTTCCAG GCAAAGTGCTTAGAGACTGGTGAAACAGTTGCAATTAAAAAAGTTCTTCAAGACAAGAGATACAAGAACAGAGAGTTACAGACTATGCGTCTTCTGGACCACCCTAACGTTGTGTCGCTGAAGCACTGTTTCTTTTCAACAACTGAAAAGGAAGAGCTCTATCTTAATTTAGTGCTTGAGTATGTCCCTGAGACTGTTCATCGGGTGATCAAACACTACAATAAGATGAACCAGAGGATGCCAATGATATATGTGAAACTTTACACTTACCAg ATTTGTAGAGCGCTGGCTTACATTCATGGTGGTATTGGAGTATGCCACAGGGATATAAAACCTCAAAATTTATTG GTTAACCCACATACCCACCAGCTGAAGCTATGTGATTTTGGAAGTGCAAAAGTTTTG gTAAAAGGGGAATTGAACATATCTTACATCTGTTCTAGGTACTATCGAGCACCTGAACTTATATTTGGTGCAACCGAATACACCACAGCCATTGATATCTGGTCAGCCGGCTGTGTTTTGGCTGAACTACTGCTTGGACAA CCTCTCTTTCCCGGGGAGAGTGGAGTGGATCAGCTTGTGGAAATCATTAAG GTTTTGGGCACCCCAACAAGGGAGGAAATTAAGTGCATGAATCCCAATTACACAGAATTTAAATTCCCACAAATTAAAGCCCACCCATGGCACAAG ATATTCCATAAGCGGATGCCCCCTGAGGCCGTCGATCTTGTCTCAAGACTGCTGCAGTACTCTCCGAACCTTCGTAGCACAGCT CTGGAGGCTTTGATCCATCCCTTTTTTGATGAGCTACGTGAGCCAAACACCCGTCTGCCAAATGGACGTTTCCTTCCCCCATTGTTCAACTTCAAGCCTCATg AACTAAAGGGCGTGCCTGTGGATATGTTGGTGAAGTTGATCCCAGAACATGCGAGAAAGCAATGTGCCTTCCTTGGGTTGTGA